One Hypomesus transpacificus isolate Combined female chromosome 21, fHypTra1, whole genome shotgun sequence genomic window, TGTCGCCAGACTGCTGGAGCCATGGACGGTGCAGGCTGCCTGAGAGATGGGGATCCAGAACCCTTTGAATTCGAAGCAACCGAGCAGGAAGGTGGATGGAGGACAGAAGTGAGCTCTTCCAGAAGCAGTTAGGATAGCAGGGTTGAGCGACTGTAGAGATGCGTGCGGAGCAAGGTTGCTGGACAGAGAAGCCTGTATTGAGACGCTCAGGCAAGAACCAATTAGCAATCATATGGAATGGAAGTCCACCAATAGGACAAAGGCTCGGACAGCGGGAGAATTATGAAGAACGGAACTGAAGGAAAAAAACGAATTTTCCTCGTCCTGGTGGAAATATTACCGATGTGAAAAATAAAGTGAATGAAAACGCACAAAAGAACTAATTTAGTCCTATTTAAATACAGTAATCAACAAGTTGGCGGATTCCCATCGAGAAgagaaatgaaagaaagaagaaaaagggagacagaaaaacacattttgtggcAAAATTGAAAACGGCGGGGTGGGAATATCAGTCATTTAAAGGTGAGAAAACACGTGCAAGCAAACAAATGCAATCCTATTTAGAGACGAATGTTGATTAGCAACACACCTGAAAAAGTGTCAGTGATTTCCAATTGAAAAGAACAGAGAAGAGGtgaaacaaacagaaaaggTATAATATAGAACGCCTCCCTTGGGCACCTGAATTCCTATTTTCCGGGAACAGCGGCGAAGCTAAAAGGAGAGTTGAAGAAATATAGCAGCCATTAGGTTCAGAGAAACTGTTTGCTAACAATGAGAGAGGCCCATTTGGCATTCTCTCTGCTATTGCTGCTAAACAGAACTGGAATAGACCCTGTGGAGCAAATAGTCTTCGAATGATTAAGTGAAAAGCAGAAGAGGAGGTGTACTGAATAGATGGAAGCTCAGCTTTGGCTTCTACAGGTTTTTCccggaaaaaaaacacagaacaacaccGTCCAGAAAAAGAGGACATGCCACTCAAATGAAAACACCTCGTGGAAGTCGCTCCTCCCTCGAGATCTAACTGTCATTGGTGTGTCCTGCTTGAGACATCCTTCTGAAGGTTTCCTGCAGCGCCGCGAGGGTCGTCCCTCAACCCCTACGTCGGTCTGGgctcatcaccaccatcaggTGAGGCTGCACGAGGcctgctccagcccccccaccccccaccaccacccacccccacccccccacgctCGCTTGATCTCCCGATTGACAGGAAGGGAAGTCATTCCTTGGCGCTGACAGACAACGCTCTCTTCGGAGCGTCCGGCATCACACTCTGTAATGGAGTCGTCTGCTTCGCAGAAGCTCTGAGCGATAGGGGAGCGAGAGGTGTCAAGACAGAGATGGAAGATGATGGGAGTTATAACAACTCTCTATGTTCGGGGGGgggattttttatttatttatttggtaTATGGTAAAAGGTCTGTTGATGTCTCCCGTGGAGAAGTACTGTTGTCCTACGTGAGAGATCCGTGCGCTTGTTGAAAGTGTCGGAGCAAACTGGCTGGGTCTCTCGACCCACACTGGGAGGTGAAACTGAGTGGTTGCGGCGCTTGCGGTTTGTTTTGCATTTGCTCTACTGGAGTGTTTGTCAGAACTTTGAAGTGCAGAGAGAGGTTATTATTAATGTGGCGTTGAATCGACAGGGTTACATAAACCCAATGTTTCCTTTATTTGTTTCGGGGCTAATTGCTAATTACAGTGTTCTCTCTTAAAAGTCTAGGGAATAGCATTACGAAAACAACCGTCATGTCAAAACTAACAGTCCCATTGAAATCGATTTGCTTATACAGTAAAATGTGCATTAACTGACAAAAGAACCTATGCAGTAAAAGCTATCACTCAGGCACAAGCAAGGACGTCGAACCAGAAACCCCCACTTTTATCTCCCATTTAACATCTCTCCTTGACAAGCCCTGTTAATTAAAGGACACTTAAGGCCTACACGTTAAGGACGTGCCTCAAATCACCCAGCCTTAATTGAGACCCCATTGTGTGTGACATCTGATCATTTCAAAGTGCTAACACAGGGAGTCTGTGCATGCGCTGCGATGCACAGGGTGGCCCAGCCTTATCGTACTCCCCTCTCTGCTGTTCTCACTCTGGTGGGAACACACAATGCGTGCAGCGCGCCGGAGAGGGGCGGTGACGCCCAACGCACTTATCAAGATCTGAATTTAGAGAAATGTAATTATTCATGATGATGGAAGGCTTTTAGGAAGTTCTGACGCGGAAGACTGCAGCACTGGGAGGAATAATGATAAGGcgccgttctctctctctccctctctctctctcacacacacacacacacacaaacaaataaccttacatcgacacacacaccaaccaataCCCtcacatcgacacacacacagacatgtacatacaaccatgtgcacacacacaatatctgtctctccatctctctctctctccatgtctctagcttcccctctcttctcggAGCATGtcttccacctccccctccttctcaaaGCTCGCAGAAGGAGGGGATCTCATCAGCTCAAATAAACTCTCACTTAAACTCTCCTCTGCTGAAAATCCAACCTGAGGTGTCTTCCGCTCCACtgcaggggcggaggagggATGGGTCTGTTACCTAGCAGCAGCAGTGGCTGAGGAATGGGAGGGAACGGAACATGGCGATGATTCAACttgcacttcctgttttgttttattttatatatatatatatttttgacgACATAACATCCGAGCCAAACTCAAAAGACAcatttctctttcctttttATGATACACTTCGAGCAAAAACAGCGTTCGCTGTAGtcttacgggggggggggggggggggggggggaacggagaggagagcacagaggaggagggagagagtttgCGTGACAAAGCTAATCCAAATCCATGGgctttctttccccctctctccctccctccctccctctcgtctcCCCTCTAGGCGATGAGTTTGCCGGTGTGTTTGAGGCTGAAGCCCCCTCCGGTGAAACGGGATCCGTCGCTGTGCTGGGGCGGGATCACGGAGGGGTCCACCTGGGCcagactcctctccctctccctgcagagGTTAGTAgaaagatggggagaggagggagacattggggagagagagagagagcaagagagagacagagagagagacagagagagagacagagcgagagagagagaaaggtagttGGAGCATGGGTGCAGTTTGAGGAAATTAAATTTGAAATGTGTCACAGGCTGAAAGACAGAATTGCAAGCAAACCAGGcagacacatgcacgcacatctTTACCTCCAGGTTCCAGCATTCCTCTCCTGCCTACCTCTCATTGTCGGCCAATCTggttctctcacactcacacactgacacactcacccacactgacacacacactgacacacagacgcacacagagcGTATTCCCTGAGCAGCTGCTTCCTGCAGACAGGGCCTCAGACTTTCAAATCCTCCCCAGAGACTGGAGAATACTCAGGACTAATTCCGccaggttttcaaaagtgacctctcaccctcccctcattgtccccccccccctcccctctgcaaaCCTGGCAACCTCCTGAAACACCCAGCGGCTGCTTCGTGGGCTTCCTGCTAAATGGGGATGAGAACTCTCACCTTTttgagaggaaaaaagaaaacacacaacaacaacaacaaaaaacacccaAGGTTTGTTCCCGCCCAAATCAAAACGACGACACAAAAACCACAAATGAAACCTTTCGCCCAACAGACGGGCGAAAGCATTAACCTCTTAGATCTTTGATCAACCTCGCCATTTCCAGTCATTTGAGACGTAAGCGTCAGCTCCCGCCTAATGCGTTGTGACCATCGAGGAGATCAGCCAGTCATGTCGCTCTAGAAGGCTGACAGAGATGACGGGCGTTTGTTGGGCGTTTTTGGGCGTTTGGACAGGCCCGGAGAGGAACCAGTGATGGAAGAGAGTTCCCCAACTGGAGGATGGTGGTGGAAGGAAGTCTGCTCATTGAGTCGCTGTGTAATCCAAACATGAAGCTTTTCATTGGTTATTTAGCATATTCATTTACCCGATCGTTTACTAGATGTAATTACGATGCTGTGATGTGCGTTAGCTGCAGGCTTTGGACACACGATCAATGGGACGTTTCTAAAGGAAATGAATCCAGCTGTTTGCGTTTGAACGACATCGAGTAAACAGTGGCAACTTCAAGGCGACAAATCCAATTAGATCTCGTAAACAAACGACGTCGGGACATCGCAGCCCCTCTCTCCTAATCGCCGGGTTTCATCCAGCTCCTGCACGCCTCCGTCAAACCCGCTTCCCTCCAGCCGTGCCTGCAGGTCAGGCTGGCCAGAAGGACTTGTGAGCATCCGGTCCCTCCACGTCTCTGGCCTTTTCCGGAAGCCGGCAACACCACAACTTCAATCAACCCTCCATCACAGCTGTATCCAGCGACTGGAATGACTggaagacctgtgtgtgtgtgtgtgtgatgattgtGATGTCACGGGGGAGGACGAGTAGGATGAGTTCAACGGTAACGCTGTTCACTTCCAGTCTAGCCAACGTTTAtcagacattgtgtgtgtgtatgtgtgtgtgtgggggggacagaTACACACTGCGTGCGCCCCTCAGCAGCAGCACGGCGGATGAGAGTGCGGAGGGCGGATCCTCGTTTCAACACGCCATCCCTCCACGCCACACAGCGGTCCAAGAGGAGGGTGCTCACGCCGGGAGGTAACAGCTTGGGGGCTTGGGGGAGCTGGCAGCGGAGGGCAACGGCGgcggatgtgtttgtgtgagagtgtgtgtgcgtgtgatgatAAACGCCATGCCAGGGCCGCTGGTACAGTGGCACACAAGCCAGACGGTGGGGAACGCACATCTCAGCCCCGCCTCGAAAGCTCCCGCGATTGGCTCCTGACGGGAGCCTGGCTGATGTGGCCCAGGTCGGCCTGGTCGtgtctaacccctccctccctcccccctcccccccccctcggagCGTGGATGGCTCTCTGACAGgcacatctcctctcccccctgtgAGAGCGAACGCTGCCAGGAGCCTCTGAAGGGCCCTCGGGAACAAAGCCACAGGTGCACACgagggggccgggggccggggAAGAGGCCCTCGTGTTGGAGTAGGGGCGCTGGCCTCAAGGCCCCCTCCGTAGGTGGGGCTCGGCCCCGTGGCCTCACTTGGTCGTTCGGGAGGCTGTCTGCTTCTCTGTACGGGTGCTTGATGTGCCATNNNNNNNNNNNNNNNNNNNNNNNNNNNNNNNNNNNNNNNNNNNNNNNNNNNNNNNNNNNNNNNNNNNNNNNNNNNNNNNNNNNNNNNNNNNNNNNNNNNNAGAGCCCTTAGACATGACATCGTCGATTTGTCTCGACTTCTGTAGCGTTCTCTCATAAAAACATGATGTCATGACAGTGCGTGGAGCTAAGGTGACGCTCATGGCAGATGAGTATTTGTGAGTCGAGTAAGTAGCAAGGGAAGTTCCTGTATGACGCGTAGCGAAACTATCGCGCTCATGCTTGTCCTCGTGCACATACTTTGCACTTTTAGCACCCTTAAAGTTACACGTTATGCTAATATAGCAAGTGTGTGCATTCCATTGGGAGGCACACATCATTGGTAACAGCTGATGATGATAGCATGCCACTACGAAGGCTGCATTTACAATCCACTTTGAGCTAACTGTGCCAGCATGCTATACTTTGTGTGCAGGAATTGTGAGGGCATCCAGCCTCTTTCCGATCCTTAGTACCATCCTGCTACTTCTGGGAGGCCTTTGTTTGGTCATAGGAAGGATTTACAGCACCAAGAACAATATCCTGTTAAGTGGCGGAATACTGTTTGTGGCTGCAGGTATGTGAAAAACTTTCAACACACATAGAGCTACACATATTCCTTTGTATGAATGTACAGGCACGCAAAACGACCAAATCAGCCCAATAAACAAATtatgtatttttctctctctctctctctctctctctctctctctctctctctctctctctctctctctctctctctctctctctctctctctctctctctctctctctctctctctctccccccccccccctctttttcacCAGGCCTGAGCAACATTATCGGCATTATCGTCTATATCTCCAGCAACGCCGGCGACCCCAGCGACAAGCGCGACGAGGACAAGAAGAACACCTACGCCTACGGCTGGTCCTTCTACTTCGGCGCCCTGTCCTTCATCGTGGCCGAGTCGGTCGGCGTGCTCGCCGTCAACATTTACATCGAGAAGAACAAAGAGAAACGCTTCCGGGCGCGCCGCGAGTTCATCAAGTCTACTTCCTCGTCTTCGCCCTACTCCCGTATCCCCAGTTACCGTTACCGCCGGAGACGCTCCCGCTCAAGCTCACACTCCACCGACCCGTCCCGCGAACCTTCGCCGGTGGGGATGAAAATGGCGATGTCTGGAGGCGCGGTCGGAGGGGGAGGGTTCGGGATGGGCATGGCGATGGCAGACATGGGCATGTACTCCTTCGCTCGGGACCCCATGAAGGGCGGGGGTGCAACAGCTGGGCCTTACAGCCCCGAGCATGACTCCCGATTCCTCCAAGTCCACAACTGCTTCCAGAAAGATCTTAAGGATGGCGTCAATAGGAGGACAACGCCAGTATGAGTGTTGGAGTGTATCGTTGTGATAGAAAAACTATGGAACTGAATACAATATCAGGAAAGGAGTAATAGTTGAACATAATATAGAAAGTCACAGGACAATTGGAGTTTCTCTGTGACTGATCCATCTTGAATGGTCAGATGTCATTTGATGGAGCGCACTATCCTCTTTGGCAAATTAGTCTTCATGAGGATAAATGGGTGGACTGGAACTCCGATATATTGGCCTGCAActtaatatgttgacaaaaagaaaacataGTTACAAAAATAAGTAGCAATATTTTGTCAAATGCTGAAGTACTTATCCCCAAAATGTTGCATATCCTTTTATTAGATGTTTTAAATAGCTGAAATAGTTTCCAAGTTATTCAAATTGTTGGTGTGAGTGATTTTTGCAAATACAAACTGGTGCTAACTGTGTAATATCCTTAGGCTTATCCCAACTACCATGCTACAACCTGGAACCTGCCCAGGCTGCTTGGTAGGCTACTTGTTGACTGCTGATGTACCTGTATATTTGCTGTGTAGGATTATACGAACCACTGCCACATTCTAATGAGTGGCGCACATATCATACGGCACATTGATGCTTGTAGATAAGTAGAATACAGGACAATTATGATAGAAGAGTCAACAATAGAATATTCAATGTAATGTATGTTTACATCGATTACATTCCGACGTAGACAGTGATAGATTGATTTCTGTCAAACGTATTTAGGTTACAGATGTCTTAAGTGTTCTATCAACAGGCTCAGGGACAATGAAACTAGACATTTAACACATTCATGTTGTGAAAGACTTTAATATTTGATGTTGTTTTATGATCTTCTCTAAAGCCTGACAGACTGTTAATTGTCTATATATCGAGCAGAGATCACTTTATGTGTAAACGTTTTTTCATTCATATTTGGGGCTTGAGTTTGGAAAGTTATTACGTTTCCCTCCCGGACCAAAATTCCAGTTTCCATTCAAAGTTAACTTTTTTCGATTCACGTGTGATTAAACACATAACAATCCATTGAATTGGATACAACCATTCCCCCGCTCACTCAAAATCATCTGTGGCTTTCTGGCATAGTTGAAGTAGGCATACCGATGTAATTAAGCGTCCATAGTCTGTTATGATCTGCTCTAATGGCATGAACAGAATCCACAGGGTGTCAGAGAAACTAGAATAAACACACTTCACGCATGAATCGTCAATGAACAGATTGGCAAATGCTCAAATATCTCCCGACTCAACCGAAAGCTTCAGCATAATGCGCACTTAATCTTGGTGTTGCTTTTACAGATCATTTGATGGCATGGTATTATTCATATTCCATGTGATTCCTTTTCTTAGCAACGATCAAAAAATGGATTTCCAttggtgttgtgtttttttcacacGGTTGCACTTGTATTGCCCTATGAGTAGCCTGTTTACTAAACCGAATGGTTGTCAGACCTCGACAAGTTTCACTCGGAATGAGTGGAACAATATATCTTAGTTACGCCAAAATGGTCCACTGAACAGTACTCTGTTCAAGCCATGTGGTTTGAGTAATTCCCCCACAAATCTCATTTTACACTTAGCTGTCAGCCATGCCAAAGCCAATCCGTCCCTAACCCTTGCAGATATTTTCGGCCACGAGAAAGCTTAATGGTCTTGTCTGCCTGTGAGTTTCGTTCCCCTGTGTTGGAGAGGAATAACAGGATATGTGTTCCTCGTGGCCATAGAGCTGGCCACTAGTTAGATAAAATGATTATGAAAAGGGAATAGGTTCTGATCATGTTTATTAACTTTAGTCAATCAGCTTTGCATGGTGGCCTTCccggtaaaaaagaaaaaaagtgtgtgttgtgtttgttactTTCAAGGTTGTACTCAATGTTGAGGCTACTAACTTCCTCCCTTACAAGCTCTTCTACCTTTCCAACTTCCTTCCACACGCCCTTTCCACCACATAGGGTCTCTTTGACCATGTATCTTGCTTTTTAAAATGGCCGACATTTCTGGCAGAAGTGGAAATCCTCGGCTCTTTGTTCCTCATCACCTCGCAGAGCCGGTTGCCATCAGCCAGAGCGGGATCACTCACCACAGTCCTGCCATGACAGGCAATCAGGGCCCATCTCAAGTGAGACACATGAGTGCCTACTGGTGTGTGGTGATAACCCAATCAAGAAGCCATTGGAGTGGGACAGTGGGCAAATCATAGTGGATAAGAAGGGGGCACCAACCACAATGGACATAAATGGGACGGGGACCAATCAAAGTGAAGAAATTGGACAAGGTACCAatcattgtaaagatattttggACTACAGGAAGATGGAGGAAGCAGTCTACACTTTATAACCCTACGACTAAATCAGTAGGGTATCATAATGTCATATGTTACACTAACACTGAGCCATTCAACCAAATGAGGCTAGAGTATGTTCTATTTCTACAATGTGTTCTAGGGAATTGTGAGCATTATCGTATTGAACTGCTTTACCTCAAGTTCTAATAAGCTCCTATTCAAGGACTTTGGTTGCAGTGAGATTTGAGGAGTGTGTCATCTGAACTCAAAGCTGTTACTTAACTGCGATATCAGCCAAGACTTGAGTGTTTGAAAGCTCCTGCTATGTGTCTTATGACTATGGAAATGCACAGTGACAATTATAAACGACACGTCTACCCATATCCTTATTCCAAAAAGATTAAAGGTTCATAAGAACACAAAACTATGGAAAGATGATAACTGTTAAGGGTCTTGAAGAATAGCAAAAATAAAACTGTATCATACAGCCCATGAACGTATAGGCTCTTAGTTAAATTACCCGATTATAAATAGTGGATGATTATCTACATTTTGTGCTCCAGGTTGAGAACATACTAATAGTCTTCTACAATGTTTTATGTAGACCCATTACATGAGCTCGTGCTCTCTGTGTGTAGCTAACAACCCGTAAATTGTCTGATAAAAGCCTGTAAAATATAATGTATATTTAACTCACATAAATATTTATAGAAAAACCTACACACTGATTTTGTCTGCAATGTGTTTAGTTTTTATATTTGGGGGTTTGTTGTGTCATTTATCTCAAATAAACACCTTCAGGTCATTCACCAGCGTGTTTTTTACATTCTCCTGATTGTATCCTTGACCATGATTCTCAGAAAAGCCTCTCGTTATCTTATTAGTATGCCATGAAGCCACGTTATGTTCTACTCGTATTGTAAATATGAGGGTGGAGATGTCAAAAGTCAAAGCTTTGTTTGCAGTAACATACTAAGGTTGTCAATCATGACACTGCGCAGCCATTTGGGACGGCCAGAATCAATACCAATCAGCTTCTCTTGTCCAGTCACAATCAATAAAGTTAAGCTGTACTTTAATGTTTTAGACCTTACAAATTATTTCAGTCGCCTCACCCTAATGGATCACCTCATTTCCCTAGTGGCTTATTAAACAGACCCTTGGACCTGGTCTTCTCACTCTATCAGTGCTTCATCACCATCAAGATGGGAAAACCTCAGGTCGAAGGTCAAAGTTAGGTTAAACAAGA contains:
- the LOC124483700 gene encoding voltage-dependent calcium channel gamma-4 subunit-like; this translates as MRVRRADPRFNTPSLHATQRSKRRVLTPGGIVRASSLFPILSTILLLLGGLCLVIGRIYSTKNNILLSGGILFVAAGLSNIIGIIVYISSNAGDPSDKRDEDKKNTYAYGWSFYFGALSFIVAESVGVLAVNIYIEKNKEKRFRARREFIKSTSSSSPYSRIPSYRYRRRRSRSSSHSTDPSREPSPVGMKMAMSGGAVGGGGFGMGMAMADMGMYSFARDPMKGGGATAGPYSPEHDSRFLQVHNCFQKDLKDGVNRRTTPV